A part of Haloarchaeobius sp. HME9146 genomic DNA contains:
- a CDS encoding HPP family protein, producing MLEDLRARYHAIVNRLRRAERREWREFRRWVEDTKNLVHLSVLVIVPLLIAGVTAIANAEDLLPFVLFPPLASGTYSLFADPEGKYASPLSFVGGLTTGALCGTAAIFVAVHTSLRNPLSTTELVVSPVTAAIAVFLTGAVTWGLTVEQPSAFSTALLALIAPVFTETTSVGTFLLQYAGSVFVASGIVASAFYLWKRNFYQQRARYLYQTTKGDDHVLVPVRGETAEETAMFAGRIAGAHDAGKVVLLDIVSDEEIASAADAILENEATTPEVDAGQKADGEAAVVENEAEEQVAGQAAMRLERLAGRIRTKLGVPCEVVVASEVASPANVTLRTAREVNCDLVVTAYEEEHGSLSPFVKQLFDDPLDVIAFRSCSGRTRWRRALVAVARAGQNAHAMLDFAQRVTGRAGELSVCSCIDHESQRRPTESMLLDLVDPFDATFETRVSNSSIRRFLTANAPQYDLVVVGASTDRTAASRFIAPPTFEKIRDIDCDVAIVHRGA from the coding sequence GTGTTGGAGGACCTCCGGGCGCGGTATCACGCCATCGTCAACCGGCTCCGCCGGGCCGAGCGGCGGGAGTGGCGGGAGTTCCGCCGGTGGGTCGAGGACACGAAGAACCTCGTCCACCTGTCGGTACTCGTCATCGTCCCGTTGCTCATCGCGGGTGTGACCGCCATCGCGAACGCCGAGGACCTCCTCCCCTTCGTGCTGTTCCCGCCGCTCGCGTCCGGGACGTATTCGCTCTTTGCCGACCCGGAGGGGAAGTACGCCTCGCCGCTGTCGTTCGTCGGCGGCCTCACGACGGGTGCGCTCTGTGGCACCGCGGCCATCTTCGTCGCCGTCCACACCAGCCTGCGGAATCCACTCTCGACCACGGAACTCGTCGTCTCGCCCGTGACGGCCGCCATCGCGGTGTTCCTGACCGGTGCGGTCACGTGGGGGCTCACGGTCGAGCAGCCTTCTGCGTTCTCGACCGCCCTGCTCGCGCTCATCGCGCCGGTGTTCACCGAGACGACCAGCGTCGGCACGTTCCTGCTCCAGTACGCGGGGTCGGTGTTCGTGGCGTCGGGTATCGTCGCCAGCGCGTTCTACCTGTGGAAGCGCAACTTCTACCAGCAGCGTGCCCGGTACCTCTACCAGACCACGAAGGGGGACGACCACGTGCTGGTGCCGGTCCGCGGTGAGACGGCCGAGGAGACGGCGATGTTCGCCGGCCGCATCGCCGGGGCGCACGACGCCGGCAAGGTCGTCCTGCTCGACATCGTCAGCGACGAGGAGATCGCCTCGGCCGCCGACGCCATCCTGGAGAACGAGGCGACCACGCCGGAAGTTGACGCCGGTCAGAAGGCCGACGGTGAGGCCGCGGTGGTCGAAAACGAAGCCGAGGAACAGGTCGCCGGACAGGCCGCGATGCGACTCGAACGGCTCGCCGGGCGCATCCGGACGAAGCTGGGGGTTCCCTGCGAGGTCGTCGTCGCGTCCGAGGTTGCCAGCCCCGCGAACGTCACGCTCCGGACCGCCCGCGAGGTGAACTGCGACCTCGTCGTCACGGCCTACGAGGAGGAACACGGCAGCCTCTCCCCGTTCGTCAAGCAGCTGTTCGACGACCCACTGGACGTCATCGCGTTCCGGTCGTGCTCTGGACGGACCCGCTGGCGACGAGCGCTGGTCGCGGTGGCCCGCGCGGGACAGAACGCCCACGCGATGCTCGATTTCGCCCAGCGCGTCACCGGCCGGGCTGGTGAGTTGAGCGTCTGCTCGTGCATCGACCACGAGAGCCAGCGCCGCCCCACCGAGTCCATGCTGCTCGACCTCGTCGACCCCTTCGACGCGACGTTCGAGACCCGCGTCTCGAACTCCTCCATCCGGCGGTTCCTCACGGCGAACGCGCCCCAGTACGACCTCGTCGTGGTCGGCGCGAGCACCGACCGGACCGCCGCCTCGCGGTTCATCGCGCCGCCGACGTTCGAGAAGATACGCGACATCGACTGCGACGTGGCCATCGTCCACCGGGGCGCGTGA
- a CDS encoding DUF547 domain-containing protein gives MSTREVPDPVELAGRFVRAGKTSGDAEAYRQALATLDRRVLRQRVTDDDAKRAFWLNVYNGFAQALLREDPSLWEKAGLLPTRPIFTDALVTVAGHELSLDDIEHGFLRRSKTTWGFGYVPRLRTDSFEKMHRVEEPDPRIHFALNCGAASCPPVAEYTTSGIDEELDRVTASYLHSECDYDEASDVVRVPKLFSWYRGDFGGKTGIVRFLQEYDVVPADASPKLAYSEYDWSLKLGAYTDLEA, from the coding sequence ATGAGTACCCGAGAGGTTCCGGACCCCGTCGAGCTCGCGGGGCGGTTCGTGCGGGCCGGCAAGACGAGCGGGGACGCCGAGGCGTACCGCCAAGCGCTGGCGACGCTGGACCGGCGGGTCCTCCGCCAGCGCGTGACCGACGACGACGCGAAGCGCGCGTTCTGGCTGAACGTGTACAACGGCTTCGCGCAGGCCCTGCTCCGGGAGGACCCCTCGCTGTGGGAGAAAGCGGGTCTCCTCCCGACCCGCCCCATCTTCACGGACGCCCTCGTCACCGTCGCCGGCCACGAGTTGAGCCTCGACGACATCGAACACGGCTTCCTCCGGCGCTCGAAGACGACCTGGGGGTTCGGCTACGTCCCCCGGTTGCGCACCGACTCGTTCGAGAAGATGCACCGGGTCGAGGAGCCGGACCCACGCATCCACTTCGCGCTGAACTGCGGGGCCGCGTCGTGCCCGCCAGTGGCCGAATACACGACGTCGGGCATCGACGAGGAACTCGACCGGGTGACCGCGTCGTATCTGCACAGTGAGTGTGACTACGACGAGGCGAGTGACGTGGTCCGGGTGCCCAAACTGTTCTCGTGGTACCGCGGCGACTTCGGCGGGAAAACGGGAATCGTGCGGTTCCTGCAGGAGTACGACGTGGTGCCGGCCGATGCCAGCCCGAAACTGGCGTATTCAGAGTACGATTGGTCGCTGAAGCTCGGGGCGTACACCGACCTGGAGGCGTGA
- a CDS encoding nucleoside phosphorylase: MTQPHLLVDEGDVNDIALIPGDPGRVDRIAGHCDESEVVAENREYKVVNATYEGVDLTICSTGIGCPSAAIAVEELANVGVETFIRVGTTGALQEDVEIGDMIVATGAAKNEGTSKRYEAVEYPAVPDFDVMNALVAGAEANDEDIHVGPIASDDAYYAETDEYVKDWNDAGILSVEMEAATVFTLARRKGLAAGAICTVDGNLVLGTQKGTDTEDDELPEKAKNNVGRAIDISLEAVRDLAE, from the coding sequence ATGACACAACCGCATCTCCTCGTGGACGAGGGCGACGTGAACGATATCGCGCTGATTCCGGGCGACCCGGGTCGCGTCGACCGCATCGCCGGCCACTGTGACGAGAGCGAGGTCGTCGCCGAGAACCGCGAATACAAGGTCGTCAACGCCACCTACGAGGGTGTCGACCTGACCATCTGCTCGACCGGTATCGGCTGTCCGTCCGCCGCTATCGCCGTCGAGGAGCTCGCGAACGTCGGCGTCGAGACGTTCATCCGCGTCGGAACGACCGGCGCGCTGCAGGAGGACGTCGAGATCGGCGACATGATCGTCGCGACCGGCGCGGCCAAGAACGAGGGTACCAGCAAACGGTACGAGGCCGTCGAGTACCCCGCCGTCCCGGACTTCGACGTGATGAACGCGCTCGTCGCCGGTGCCGAGGCCAACGACGAGGACATCCACGTCGGCCCCATCGCCTCCGACGACGCCTACTACGCAGAGACCGACGAGTACGTGAAAGACTGGAACGACGCCGGCATCCTCAGCGTCGAGATGGAGGCCGCGACCGTGTTCACGCTCGCCCGCCGCAAGGGTCTGGCTGCCGGGGCCATCTGCACCGTCGACGGGAACCTCGTGCTGGGCACGCAGAAGGGCACCGACACCGAGGACGACGAACTGCCGGAGAAGGCGAAGAACAACGTCGGGCGCGCCATCGACATCTCGCTGGAAGCGGTTCGCGACCTGGCCGAATAG
- a CDS encoding carbohydrate kinase family protein produces MVRVLTAGHVNWDVTLRVDRLPEPDGESRIDSQQASGGGSAANVAVALSHLDVDAELLGSVGDDEHGLLARRELEAADVDLDSLLVAEAAETTVKYLLVDEAGEVAVLGNDGANEAVAPDDVDPEAVRAADHVHLTSQRPDTAARIAEVAAEAGVTVSFDPGRRLADRDFSAALADSDIVFLNDKEAKTVLENEYTESAFADRTLVIKRGAAGAVVHTPDASYEHPGFGIDPVDTTGAGDAFAAGFLSALLTTDDYERALERGNACGAITAAEEGARAAPTTEEVEAFLDEQF; encoded by the coding sequence ATGGTCCGCGTCCTCACCGCGGGGCACGTCAACTGGGACGTGACGTTGCGGGTCGACCGCCTCCCCGAGCCAGACGGCGAGTCCCGCATCGACTCCCAGCAGGCCTCCGGCGGCGGCAGCGCCGCCAACGTCGCGGTCGCGCTCTCGCATCTGGATGTCGACGCCGAGTTGCTGGGCAGCGTCGGCGACGACGAACACGGCCTGCTCGCCCGGCGCGAACTCGAAGCGGCCGACGTCGACCTCGATTCCCTGCTCGTCGCCGAAGCCGCCGAGACCACCGTCAAGTACCTGCTCGTGGACGAGGCGGGTGAGGTCGCGGTGCTCGGCAACGACGGCGCGAACGAGGCCGTCGCCCCCGACGACGTGGATCCCGAGGCGGTCCGCGCCGCCGACCACGTCCACCTCACCAGCCAGCGCCCCGATACCGCGGCTCGTATCGCCGAGGTCGCCGCCGAGGCGGGCGTCACGGTCAGTTTCGACCCGGGACGCCGGCTCGCCGACCGGGACTTCTCGGCCGCGCTCGCGGACTCCGACATCGTCTTCCTCAACGACAAGGAGGCGAAGACCGTCCTGGAGAACGAGTACACCGAGTCCGCGTTCGCGGACCGAACCCTCGTCATCAAGCGCGGAGCGGCGGGCGCGGTCGTCCACACCCCCGACGCGAGTTACGAGCACCCCGGCTTCGGCATCGACCCGGTCGACACCACCGGCGCGGGCGACGCCTTCGCGGCGGGCTTCCTCTCGGCGCTCTTGACCACCGACGACTACGAGCGGGCGCTGGAGCGCGGAAACGCCTGCGGGGCCATCACGGCAGCAGAAGAGGGGGCGCGGGCTGCCCCGACGACCGAGGAAGTCGAGGCGTTCCTGGACGAGCAGTTCTGA
- a CDS encoding DUF63 family protein, translating into MLPVGAELPPLVYLVPLVLAFLGVAALTWAVHPPVTDWTPVAFAPWMMTGAVLHVLYQLEAYPEAVAPLFGTITVYITVATFTGLVWILMTFLAAIRQNFHVDRAVGTAGTGFAAMFLVFAVLLAINAGDFTPFWSVIGGVIAGIVAAVAWLLFSLKYTEVAAHVGKTGAFVVFAHTLDGVTTAIGYDVLGSSERVALSRYVLEAGERLPTAEFIGGGWLFVVVKIVLALIIVAAFKEFVDEEPRQARLLLTFVAAVGFGPGIHNLVLFAVSGQGAVSSLPFLSVLPVVL; encoded by the coding sequence ATGTTACCTGTAGGGGCAGAACTCCCTCCACTCGTCTATCTTGTGCCGCTGGTGCTGGCATTCTTGGGGGTTGCCGCGCTGACCTGGGCGGTCCATCCGCCGGTCACCGACTGGACCCCTGTGGCGTTCGCCCCGTGGATGATGACCGGGGCGGTCCTCCACGTCCTCTACCAGCTCGAAGCCTATCCCGAGGCCGTTGCGCCGCTGTTCGGGACCATCACGGTGTATATCACGGTCGCGACGTTCACGGGTCTCGTCTGGATACTGATGACGTTCCTCGCCGCCATCCGGCAGAACTTCCACGTCGACCGGGCCGTGGGCACCGCCGGAACCGGTTTCGCCGCCATGTTCCTCGTGTTCGCGGTCCTCCTGGCCATCAACGCGGGCGACTTCACGCCGTTCTGGTCCGTCATCGGCGGCGTCATCGCCGGTATCGTGGCGGCGGTCGCCTGGCTCCTGTTCAGCCTGAAGTACACCGAGGTGGCCGCCCACGTCGGGAAGACCGGCGCGTTCGTCGTCTTCGCACACACGCTCGACGGCGTCACGACGGCCATCGGGTACGACGTCCTCGGGAGCAGCGAACGCGTCGCGCTCTCGCGGTACGTCCTCGAAGCCGGTGAGCGTCTCCCGACCGCCGAGTTCATCGGTGGCGGGTGGCTGTTCGTCGTGGTGAAGATCGTCCTCGCGCTGATAATCGTCGCCGCGTTCAAGGAGTTCGTCGACGAGGAGCCGCGCCAGGCCCGGCTGTTGCTCACGTTCGTGGCCGCCGTCGGCTTCGGCCCCGGGATCCACAACCTCGTGTTGTTCGCCGTCTCCGGCCAGGGAGCCGTGTCGAGCCTCCCCTTCCTGTCGGTTCTCCCGGTGGTGCTGTAG
- a CDS encoding ribose 1,5-bisphosphate isomerase → MSSPTVHSDVAETADDIATMEIRGAATIADAAAGALATQARESDADTPDALRAELRAAARVLYETRPTAVSLPNALRFVMADIEGDTLEELRQSVLDSASSFQRDLDDAQDRLGEIGANRLRDGDTVMTHCHSTDALSCVKAALDQGKHIEAIVKETRPRKQGHITAQQLREWDVPVTLVVDSAARRYLNDVDHVLVGADSIAADGSVINKIGTSGLAVNARDRGTPVMVAAQTLKLHPDTLTGHTVEIEMRDETEIISDEERAEIQGDPDGFDVVNPAFDVTPPRYVDAIVTERGQFPPESVVVLMRDLFGSETNRPWEA, encoded by the coding sequence ATGAGCTCCCCTACCGTCCATTCCGACGTGGCCGAGACGGCCGACGACATCGCGACCATGGAGATCCGTGGGGCGGCGACCATCGCCGACGCCGCCGCGGGTGCGCTCGCGACACAGGCCAGAGAGAGCGACGCGGACACGCCGGACGCCCTCAGGGCGGAACTGCGAGCGGCCGCGAGAGTCCTCTACGAGACCCGACCGACCGCGGTCAGCCTGCCCAACGCCCTCCGGTTCGTGATGGCCGATATCGAGGGCGACACGCTCGAGGAACTCCGACAGTCGGTACTGGACAGCGCCTCGTCGTTCCAGCGGGACCTCGACGACGCCCAGGACCGACTGGGAGAGATCGGGGCGAACCGCCTGCGAGACGGCGATACGGTGATGACCCACTGTCACTCGACCGACGCGCTCTCCTGTGTGAAAGCCGCCCTCGACCAGGGCAAGCACATCGAGGCCATCGTCAAGGAGACCCGTCCCCGGAAGCAGGGCCACATCACGGCCCAGCAGCTCCGCGAGTGGGACGTTCCGGTCACCCTCGTCGTCGACAGCGCGGCCCGGCGCTACCTCAACGACGTTGACCACGTCCTCGTGGGGGCGGACTCAATCGCGGCCGACGGGAGCGTCATCAACAAGATAGGGACCTCCGGGCTGGCGGTGAACGCCCGCGACCGCGGGACGCCTGTGATGGTCGCCGCCCAGACGCTCAAGCTCCACCCGGACACCCTGACGGGCCACACCGTCGAGATAGAGATGCGCGACGAGACGGAGATCATCTCCGACGAGGAGCGCGCCGAGATACAGGGCGACCCCGACGGCTTCGACGTGGTGAACCCGGCGTTCGACGTGACGCCGCCCCGGTACGTCGACGCCATCGTCACCGAACGTGGACAGTTCCCGCCCGAGAGTGTCGTGGTGCTGATGCGTGACCTGTTCGGTTCAGAGACCAACCGGCCGTGGGAAGCCTGA
- the deoC gene encoding deoxyribose-phosphate aldolase, whose amino-acid sequence MNRQELAASIDHTVLGPETTLDDVRGVLDEAAEYGMNACIPPCYVAEAAEYAPDVTLATVVGFPHGQHAPRMKREEGVQAWDDGADELDVVINIGRLKAGDTEAVREELADLVAAVPIPVKVIIETALLTDEEKHAACQAAKDADAEMVKTSTGFADGGALVEDVELMSEYLPVKASGGVGSWADAEAMFDAGAVRIGASSGVAIVEDYVENAE is encoded by the coding sequence ATGAACCGTCAGGAACTCGCCGCCAGCATCGACCACACCGTCCTCGGCCCTGAGACGACCCTCGACGACGTGCGAGGCGTCCTCGACGAGGCCGCCGAGTACGGGATGAACGCCTGTATCCCACCGTGTTACGTCGCCGAGGCCGCCGAGTACGCCCCAGACGTGACGCTGGCGACCGTCGTCGGCTTCCCCCACGGCCAGCACGCCCCCCGGATGAAGCGCGAAGAGGGTGTCCAGGCGTGGGACGACGGCGCAGACGAACTCGACGTCGTCATCAACATCGGCCGGCTGAAGGCGGGCGACACCGAGGCGGTGCGCGAGGAACTCGCGGACCTCGTCGCCGCGGTACCCATCCCCGTGAAGGTCATCATCGAGACCGCACTCCTCACCGACGAGGAGAAACACGCCGCCTGCCAGGCCGCGAAGGACGCGGACGCGGAGATGGTCAAGACCTCGACCGGGTTCGCCGACGGCGGTGCCCTCGTCGAGGACGTCGAACTCATGAGCGAGTACCTGCCCGTGAAGGCCAGTGGGGGCGTCGGCTCGTGGGCTGACGCGGAGGCCATGTTCGACGCCGGCGCGGTCCGCATCGGCGCATCGAGCGGCGTCGCTATCGTCGAGGACTACGTCGAGAACGCGGAGTAA
- a CDS encoding tRNA (N(6)-L-threonylcarbamoyladenosine(37)-C(2))-methylthiotransferase, whose amino-acid sequence MARYHIETYGCTSNRGESRQIESALRDAGHYRVDGPETADVAIMNSCTVVEKTERNMLRRAKELEAETADLIVTGCMALAQGEEFENEDIDAQILHWDDVPQAVTNGECPTPGPGVEPVLDGVVGILPIARGCMSDCSYCITKHATGKIDSPPVEENLEKARALVHAGAKEIRITGQDTGVYGWEQGERKLHTLLDRICTEIEGDFRVRVGMANPKGVHGIRDELAAVFAKHDELYNFLHAPVQSGSNDVLGDMRRQHQVSEYVEVVEAFDDALDYWTLSTDFIVGFPTETDEDHQQSLALLRETRPEKINVTRFSKRPGTDAADMKGLGGTLKKERSKEMSELKMEVVGDAYEAMVGETMEDVLVVQEGTADSVKCRDAAYRQIIVQNASEHGLEPGDFVDLEVTGQNTVYAFGTPV is encoded by the coding sequence ATGGCCCGGTACCACATAGAAACGTACGGCTGCACCTCGAACCGCGGGGAGAGCCGCCAGATAGAGTCGGCGCTCAGGGACGCCGGCCACTACCGCGTCGACGGTCCCGAGACGGCAGACGTCGCCATCATGAACAGCTGTACCGTCGTCGAGAAGACGGAGCGCAACATGCTCCGCCGGGCCAAAGAACTCGAAGCCGAGACGGCCGACCTCATCGTCACCGGCTGCATGGCGCTCGCCCAGGGCGAGGAGTTCGAGAACGAGGACATCGACGCCCAGATCCTCCACTGGGACGACGTGCCACAGGCCGTCACCAACGGGGAATGCCCGACGCCCGGCCCCGGCGTCGAACCGGTGCTCGACGGCGTCGTCGGCATCCTCCCCATCGCGCGCGGCTGCATGAGCGACTGCTCGTACTGCATCACGAAGCACGCGACCGGGAAGATAGACAGCCCACCCGTCGAGGAGAACCTCGAGAAGGCCCGCGCACTGGTCCACGCGGGCGCGAAGGAGATTCGCATCACCGGCCAGGACACCGGCGTCTACGGCTGGGAGCAGGGCGAGCGCAAGCTCCACACGCTGCTCGACCGCATCTGCACCGAGATAGAGGGTGACTTCCGCGTACGCGTGGGCATGGCGAACCCGAAGGGCGTCCACGGCATCCGCGACGAACTCGCCGCGGTGTTCGCGAAGCACGACGAACTCTACAACTTCCTGCACGCGCCCGTCCAGTCCGGTTCGAACGACGTGCTGGGGGACATGCGCCGCCAGCACCAGGTCTCGGAGTACGTCGAGGTCGTCGAGGCGTTCGACGACGCACTCGACTACTGGACCCTGAGCACCGACTTCATCGTCGGGTTCCCGACCGAGACGGACGAGGACCACCAGCAGAGCCTCGCGCTCCTGCGCGAGACCCGGCCCGAGAAGATCAACGTCACCCGGTTCTCCAAGCGTCCCGGCACCGACGCCGCCGACATGAAGGGGCTCGGCGGCACGCTGAAGAAGGAGCGCTCGAAGGAGATGTCCGAGCTGAAGATGGAGGTCGTCGGCGACGCCTACGAGGCGATGGTCGGCGAGACGATGGAGGACGTGCTGGTCGTCCAGGAGGGCACGGCTGACTCCGTGAAGTGTCGCGACGCGGCCTACCGCCAGATAATCGTCCAGAACGCCTCCGAGCACGGTCTCGAACCGGGCGACTTCGTCGACCTCGAAGTGACGGGACAGAACACCGTCTACGCGTTCGGGACGCCGGTCTGA
- a CDS encoding cation diffusion facilitator family transporter translates to MARGSTVRQVGAIIVVANVLLAAVKGLVYWQTGSLAVGSEAVNSLADSAYSLIVFLGLYLTTQPPDFEHPHGHERIEPFVSLFVAVGVFAAGGFVLWQSVTTLLAGEFVVRYSTSAVAVLVASGVVKLGLYRYCLQMGDDYNSPALVATALDNRNDVLTAGAALVGVVGSGLGFPVLDPLAAGVVSLAILWTGVEIVRDNVNYLVGAAPPEDLRAEIVSRALAHPEVHGVHDVVAHYVGPEIDVSLHIEVEGDHTLFEAHDIESDVVQSIRDIEEVDDVFVHVDPKELGEWKDDWATEELLRKDGGD, encoded by the coding sequence ATGGCACGCGGCAGTACCGTCAGGCAGGTCGGCGCTATCATCGTTGTCGCGAACGTCCTGCTCGCGGCGGTGAAGGGGCTCGTCTACTGGCAGACGGGCAGCCTCGCGGTCGGCTCCGAGGCGGTCAACAGCCTCGCGGACTCCGCGTACAGCCTCATCGTCTTCCTCGGGTTGTACCTCACCACGCAGCCGCCGGACTTCGAGCATCCCCACGGCCACGAGCGCATCGAGCCGTTCGTCTCGCTGTTCGTCGCCGTCGGCGTGTTCGCGGCCGGCGGGTTCGTCCTCTGGCAGTCCGTGACCACGCTCCTGGCCGGCGAGTTCGTCGTCCGCTACTCCACGTCCGCGGTCGCCGTCCTCGTCGCGTCCGGCGTGGTGAAACTCGGGCTCTATCGCTACTGCCTCCAGATGGGTGACGACTACAACTCTCCGGCGCTGGTCGCGACCGCCCTCGACAACCGGAACGACGTGCTCACCGCCGGAGCCGCACTCGTCGGCGTCGTCGGCTCCGGCCTCGGTTTCCCGGTGCTCGACCCGCTCGCGGCCGGCGTCGTCTCGCTGGCCATCCTCTGGACCGGCGTCGAGATCGTCCGCGACAACGTCAACTACCTCGTCGGTGCCGCGCCGCCGGAGGACCTCCGCGCCGAGATCGTCTCGCGGGCGCTCGCCCATCCGGAGGTCCACGGCGTCCACGACGTGGTCGCCCACTACGTCGGCCCCGAGATAGACGTCTCGTTGCACATCGAAGTCGAGGGCGACCACACGCTGTTCGAGGCGCACGACATCGAGTCCGACGTGGTCCAGTCCATCCGGGATATCGAAGAGGTCGACGACGTGTTCGTCCACGTGGACCCGAAGGAACTCGGCGAGTGGAAAGACGACTGGGCGACGGAGGAACTGTTACGGAAGGACGGCGGCGACTGA
- a CDS encoding ZIP family metal transporter — protein MALLENLVLVFIAGLITALATGLGALPFFVIDDISDRWNVVLWGVASGIMVSASVFGLIFEGTASGTLTAVGIGMLAGVVLVVVAHEIIEEYEPEPGAYAEADFKKLLLILGILTVHSFPEGVAVGVSFAELNLPGLQDGISFLGFGVPIVAVFITVAIAIHNVPEGVAISIPLRAMDVSEPKMVWWAVFSSLPQPIGAVIAFGFVRYAREFLPYGYGFAAGAMIFLVATEFIPEALELGERMEGGGRLELVSGVALGFAVMVPLAFI, from the coding sequence ATGGCGCTGCTGGAGAACCTGGTCCTGGTGTTCATCGCGGGGCTCATCACCGCACTGGCCACGGGCCTTGGCGCGCTACCGTTCTTCGTCATCGACGACATCAGCGACCGCTGGAACGTGGTGCTGTGGGGGGTCGCCTCGGGCATCATGGTGTCGGCGTCGGTGTTCGGCCTCATCTTCGAGGGGACGGCGAGCGGTACCCTCACCGCGGTCGGCATCGGGATGCTCGCGGGCGTGGTGCTGGTCGTCGTCGCACACGAGATCATCGAGGAGTACGAACCGGAGCCCGGCGCGTACGCCGAGGCGGACTTCAAGAAGCTCCTGCTCATCCTCGGCATCCTCACCGTCCACTCCTTCCCGGAGGGCGTCGCCGTCGGCGTCTCCTTCGCCGAGTTGAACCTGCCGGGGCTACAGGACGGTATCTCGTTCCTCGGCTTCGGCGTCCCCATCGTCGCGGTGTTCATCACGGTCGCCATCGCCATCCACAACGTCCCGGAAGGCGTGGCCATCTCCATCCCGCTGCGGGCGATGGACGTGAGCGAGCCCAAGATGGTCTGGTGGGCCGTCTTCTCCAGCCTGCCACAGCCCATCGGCGCGGTCATCGCCTTCGGCTTCGTCCGGTACGCCCGGGAGTTCCTCCCGTACGGCTACGGGTTCGCCGCGGGTGCGATGATTTTCCTCGTCGCCACCGAGTTCATCCCGGAGGCGCTGGAACTCGGCGAGCGCATGGAGGGTGGTGGCCGGCTGGAACTCGTCTCCGGCGTCGCTCTCGGCTTCGCCGTGATGGTCCCACTCGCATTCATCTGA
- a CDS encoding HIT domain-containing protein produces MEQVFAPWRIEWVERDDKNEDIEGCVFCELPTRDGDRQYRIVASSAHAFVMLNNYPYNPGHAMVIPRDHTGDYGDLDEETLLDHARLKQRTLSALEDAMGADGFNAGLNLGGGAAGGSIDDHLHTHVVPRWNGDTNFMPVVSDTKVIVEALEDTYDRLHEAFAAQDGATVVDSDTAVRFD; encoded by the coding sequence ATGGAACAGGTGTTCGCACCGTGGCGGATCGAGTGGGTGGAGCGCGACGACAAGAACGAGGACATCGAGGGCTGTGTGTTCTGCGAGCTCCCGACGAGAGACGGCGACAGGCAGTACCGCATCGTCGCCAGCAGCGCCCACGCCTTCGTCATGCTCAACAACTACCCGTACAACCCGGGGCACGCCATGGTCATCCCACGCGACCACACCGGTGACTACGGCGACCTCGACGAGGAGACCCTGCTCGACCACGCCAGACTGAAACAGCGAACCCTGTCTGCGCTCGAGGATGCCATGGGTGCAGACGGCTTCAATGCCGGCTTGAACCTGGGTGGTGGGGCGGCAGGCGGCTCTATCGACGACCACCTCCACACGCACGTCGTTCCCCGTTGGAACGGTGACACGAACTTCATGCCGGTCGTCTCGGACACGAAGGTCATCGTCGAGGCGCTGGAGGACACCTACGACCGGCTGCACGAGGCGTTCGCGGCCCAGGACGGCGCGACAGTGGTCGATTCTGACACCGCGGTCCGCTTCGACTGA